A genomic window from Macaca mulatta isolate MMU2019108-1 chromosome 19, T2T-MMU8v2.0, whole genome shotgun sequence includes:
- the S1PR4 gene encoding sphingosine 1-phosphate receptor 4 isoform X1 has translation MNATGTPVAPESCQQLAAGGHSRLIVMHYNHSGRLAGRGGPEDGGLGALRGLSVAASCLVVLENLLVLAAITSHMRSRRWVYYCLVNITLSDLLTGAAYLANVLLSGARTFRLAPAQWFLREGLLFTALAASTFSLLFTAGERFATMVRPVAESGATKTGRVYSFIGLCWLLATLLGMLPLLGWNCLCAFDRCSSLLPLYSKRYILFCLVIFASVLATIMGLYGAIFRLVQASGQKAPRPAARRKARRLLKTVLMILLAFLVCWGPLFGLLLADVFGSNLWAQEYLRGMDWILALAVLNSAVNPIIYSFRSREVCRAVLGFLCCGCLRLGMRGPGDCLARAVEAHSGTSTTDSSLRPRDSFRGSRSLSFRMREPLSSISSVRSI, from the coding sequence ATGAATGCCACGGGGACCCCGGTGGCCCCCGAGTCCTGCCAACAGCTGGCGGCCGGCGGGCACAGCCGGCTCATCGTGATGCACTACAACCACTCGGGCCggctggccgggcgcgggggcCCGGAGGACGGTGGCCTTGGGGCCCTGCGGGGGCTGTCGGTGGCCGCCAGCTGCCTGGTGGTGCTGGAGAACTTGCTGGTGCTGGCGGCCATCACGAGCCACATGCGGTCGCGACGCTGGGTCTACTATTGCCTGGTGAACATCACACTGAGCGACCTGCTCACGGGCGCGGCCTACCTGGCCAATGTGCTGCTGTCGGGGGCCCGCACCTTCCGCCTGGCGCCCGCCCAGTGGTTCCTACGGGAGGGCCTGCTCTTCACCGCCCTGGCCGCCTCCACCTTCAGCCTGCTGTTCACCGCCGGGGAGCGCTTTGCCACCATGGTGCGGCCGGTGGCCGAGAGTGGGGCCACCAAGACCGGCCGCGTCTACAGCTTCATCGGCCTCTGCTGGCTGCTGGCCACGTTGCTGGGAATGCTGCCTTTGCTGGGCTGGAACTGCCTGTGCGCCTTTGACCGCTGCTCCAGCCTTCTGCCCCTCTACTCCAAGCGCTACATCCTCTTCTGCCTGGTGATCTTCGCCAGCGTCCTGGCTACCATCATGGGCCTCTACGGGGCCATCTTCCGCCTGGTGCAGGCCAGTGGGCAGAAGGCCCCACGCCCAGCTGCCCGACGCAAGGCCCGCCGCCTGCTGAAGACGGTGCTGATGATCCTGCTGGCCTTCCTGGTGTGCTGGGGTCCGCTCTTTGGGCTGTTGCTGGCCGACGTCTTTGGCTCCAACCTCTGGGCCCAGGAGTACCTGCGGGGCATGGACTGGATCCTGGCCCTGGCCGTCCTCAACTCGGCGGTCAACCCCATCATCTACTCCTTCCGCAGCAGGGAGGTGTGCAGAGCCGTGCTCGGCTTCCTCTGCTGCGGGTGTCTCCGGTTGGGCATGCGAGGTCCCGGGGACTGCCTGGCCCGGGCTGTCGAGGCTCACTCTGGAACTTCCACCACCGACAGCTCTCTGAGGCCGAGGGACAGCTTTCGGGGCTCCCGGTCACTCAGCTTTCGGATGCGGGAGCCCCTGTCCAGCATCTCCAGCGTGCGGAGCATCTGA